Proteins co-encoded in one Mastacembelus armatus chromosome 24, fMasArm1.2, whole genome shotgun sequence genomic window:
- the ism2b gene encoding isthmin-2: MRQEVDGRFHMLLALWSILLVSLGTGFPTRHKNVAHKTHSHPVHSGGVQYIPETLEQQNQVQSLLPESQSPQRRWSHPQHRSVGILPQPEPEEEAQPFILDLKNFPDLANADISAQNPNIQVTIEVVDDPQMEIEMDLVKEKDWLPSSSSSPSSTVDWLGGKKLFWPLFWSYTDADSSEDSNNRSGVEEAGDEEEEDDYSLDYGSEEPLPSGVGGDWDTHWNEGWDPVQRYYEKETDEWTAWSPCSVTCGHGERKRTKSCGYSCTLTEASKCDLEPCPGDLNTVVEPFPFEMENGTEPFGTDVDSCEKWLNCKSEFLQQYLHQVLSELPNCPCSYPSEVAYTVVSVYDESHGRQFRWRDASGPKEHLDIYKPSARTCVHSALSGDLSTLAAQHCCYDDRGRLITRGKSAGTPNLISTEFSPELHFKVDVLPWILCKGDWSRFHAVRPPNNGLSCPENPHEDVFMNELEEAREY; this comes from the exons ATGCGTCAAGAGGTCGACGGGAGATTTCACATGCTGCTGGCGCTTTGGTCAATACTTCTCGTTAGTTTGGGGACGGGGTTTCCTACCAGACACAAGAATGTTGCCCACAAG ACTCACAGCCATCCAGTTCACAGCGGTGGGGTTCAATATATCCCTGAGACTTTGGAGCAGCAGAACCAGGTGCAGAGTCTGCTGCCTGAATCACAAAGCCCCCAAAGGAGGTGGTCACACCCACAGCACCGCTCCGTTGGTATTCTTCCACAACCGGAGCCTGAAGAGGAGGCCCAACCCTTCATCCTGGATCTCAAGAACTTTCCAGACTTAGCCAATGCTGACATCAGTGCACAGAACCCCAACATACAG GTAACGATTGAGGTGGTTGATGATCCTCAGATGGAAATAGAGATGGACCTGGTGAAAGAAAAAGACTGGCtgccctcctcttcctcctctccatcttccACAGTAGATTGGCTCGGAGGCAAGAAGCTTTTCTGGCCCCTTTTCTGGAGTTACACCGACGCCGATTCCAGCGAGGACAGTAACAACCGGTCAGGCGTGGAGGAAGCTGGcgacgaagaggaggaggatgactACTCCCTGGACTATGGCAGTGAGGAGCCCTTACCCAGTGGAGTGGGTGGAGATTGGGATACCCATTGGAACGAAGGCTGGGATCCAGTACAGAGGTACTATG agaaagaaacagatgagTGGACTGCCTGGTCTCCCTGTTCAGTGACATGCGGAcatggggagagaaagaggaccAAGTCCTGTGGCTACTCCTGCACTCTGACTGAGGCCTCGAAATGTGACCTGGAGCCCTGTCCTG GTGATCTCAACACTGTGGTAGAGCCTTTCCCCTTTGAGATGGAGAATGGCACAGAGCCATTTGGAACAG ACGTAGACAGCTGTGAGAAGTGGCTCAACTGTAAGAGTGAATTTCTCCAGCAGTACCTCCACCAGGTGTTGTCTGAGTTGCCCAACTGTCCCTGCTCCTACCCCTCTGAAGTGGCATACACTGTGGTCAGTGTCTATGATGAGAGTCATGGCCGGCAGTTCCGCTGGCGAGATGCCAGTGGCCCGAAGGAACACCTGGACATCTACAAGCCCTCAGCTCGTACCTGCGTCCATTCAGCACTTTCTGGAGACTTGTCTACACTTGCAGCGCAACATTGTTGCTATGACGATCGCGGGCGGCTCATCACGCGAGGGAAAAGCGCAGGCACACCTAACCTGATCAGCACTGAGTTCTCACCCGAGCTGCACTTCAAAGTGGATGTGCTGCCTTGGATCCTGTGCAAGGGAGACTGGAGTCGTTTCCATGCTGTTCGGCCACCCAACAATGGGCTCAGTTGCCCAGAAAACCCCCATGAAGACGTATTCATGAATGAACTGGAAGAGGCCAGGGAGTATTGA
- the LOC113137112 gene encoding cholesterol 24-hydroxylase-like — protein MAVFHVLLNWASQALVFLFFLLFVAFLGYCLYIKHIHMKYDHIPGPPRDSFFLGHSPTVLRIMNSGDVMHDKFLEWTKTYGPVYRINALHYVLLCVSCPEATKEILMSRKYPKDSFYKRLFNLFGQRFVGNGLLTARDHEQWYKQRRIMDPAFSSLYLRGLMGAFNDRAEKLMSKLMDIADSKTETQMLNLMNCVTLDVIAKVAFGVDLDLLNNSSPFPKAIETCLKGMVYQVRDRMFEFKPKNWSFINEVREACRLLRKTGAKWIHERKTAMENGEDVPKDILSQIIKSAGQEENMTKEDEEFMLDNFVTFFIAGQETTANQLAFCTMELARHPHVLEKVRQEVDDVIGMKQDISYDDLGRLIYLSQVLKETLRIYPTVPGTSRELPEDMVIAGIHIPGGSTCFFNSYVTGRLEKFFKEPLTFDPDRFHPDAPKPYYCYYPFALGPRSCLGQNFAQMEAKVVMAKLLQRFDFTLVPGQSFDILDTGTLRSKSGVLCSVRHRNH, from the exons ATGGCGGTTTTCCATGTACTTTTGAACTGGGCGTCACAGGcgcttgtgtttctgttctttctgcttTTCGTCGCTTTCCTTGGTTACTGCTTGTAcatcaaacacattcatatgAAATATGACCACATCCCTGGGCCACCGAGAGACAG TTTTTTCCTGGGACACTCGCCCACAGTTTTGAGAATAATGAACAGTGGCGACGTTATGCACGACAAGTTTCTGGAGTG GACCAAAACCTATGGACCTGTTTACAGGATAAATGCTCTGCATTATGTCCTACTTTGTGTGAGCTGTCCGGAGGCGACCAAG GAAATCCTGATGTCCCGCAAATACCCCAAAGACAGCTTCTACAAGAGACTCTTCAACCTGTTTGGTCAGAG GTTTGTAGGTAACGGCCTGTTAACAGCACGGGACCATGAGCAGTGGTATAAACAGCGCCGGATCATGGACCCTGCATTTAGCAGCTT GTATTTGAGAGGTCTAATGGGCGCATTCaatgacagagcagagaaactgaTGAGTAAACTTATGGATATTGCTGATAGCAAAACAGAGACCCAAATGCTCAACCTAATGAACTGTGTTACCCTTGATGTTATTGCTAAG GTTGCTTTTGGTGTGGATTTAGACCTGTTGAACAATAGTTCACCTTTCCCTAAAGCCATCGAGACGTGTCTCAAAGGGATGGTGTACCAGGTCCGAGACCGCATGTTTGAG TTCAAACCCAAAAACTGGTCATTCATTAATGAGGTGAGGGAAGCCTGTCGCCTGCTTCGCAAAACTGGAGCTAAGTGGATCCATGAAAGAAAGACAGCCATGGAAAATGGTGAAGACGTCCCCAAGGACATCCTCTCACAAATCATCAAATCTGCTGGTCAAG AGGAAAACATGACTAAAGAAGATGAGGAGTTCATGTTGGACAATTTTGTTACATTCTTCATTGCAG GACAAGAAACAACAGCTAATCAATTGGCTTTTTGCACCATGGAACTTGCCAGACATCCTCATGTGCTGGAGAA AGTGAGGCAAGAGGTGGATGATGTCATTGGGATGAAACAGGACATTAGCTATGACGACCTGGGGCGACTGATCTATCTCTCCCAG GTGCTAAAAGAGACTCTGAGGATTTACCCGACAGTTCCAGGTACATCACGTGAGCTACCAGAAGACATGGTCATTGCTGGTATCCACATACCTGGAGGAAGCACTTGTTTT TTCAACTCTTATGTGACTGGGAGACTGGAGAAATTCTTCAAGGAGCCTCTGACATTTGATCCTGACAGATTCCACCCAGATGCTCCCAA GCCTTATTACTGCTACTACCCATTTGCCCTCGGTCCACGCTCATGTCTGGGACAGAACTTTGCTCAG ATGGAGGCTAAAGTGGTGATGGccaagctgctgcagagattTGACTTCACTCTTGTCCCAGGACAGAGCTTTGACATCCTGGACACTGGCACACTCAGATCCAAGAGTGGAGTGTTGTGTTCAGTCAGACACAGGAATCATTAG